The following coding sequences lie in one Clupea harengus chromosome 23, Ch_v2.0.2, whole genome shotgun sequence genomic window:
- the glrx3 gene encoding glutaredoxin 3: protein MPENMENLVDVTASLQFEDLLKKTGKSLTVVHFLAPWAPQCTQMNDVLAELAKEHSQTTFVKLEAEAVPEVSEKYEISSVPTFLFFKSGEMIDRLDGAHAPELSKKVQKLATNTARPVGTGDSPKEDLNERLKKLINAAPCMLFMKGSPQEPRCGFSRQIIQIFKDQSVQYSTFDILSDEEVRQGLKTYSNWPTYPQVYASGELVGGLDIIKELAESGELDNTLPKAVTLEQRLKSIINKNSVMLFMKGNKETPKCGFSRQILEIMNSTGVDYDTFDILQDEEVRQGLKTYSNWPTYPQLYVKGDLIGGLDIVKELQEGSELTSVLKGE from the exons ATGCCTGAAAACATGGAGAATTTAGTGGACGTGACAGCTTCGCTGCAATTTGAAGACCTGCTTAAAAAGACTGGCAA gtcgctaacagttgTACATTTCTTGGCACCATGGGCGCCCCAGTGCACTCAAATGAACGATGTGCTGGCAGAGTTGGCCAAGGAGCACTCTCAGACAACATTTGTAAAG CTGGAAGCAGAGGCAGTGCCTGAGGTGTCAGAGAAATATGAGATCAGCTCCGTTCCgaccttcctcttcttcaag AGCGGCGAGATGATTGACAGGCTAGATGGCGCGCATGCCCCGGAGCTGAGCAAGAAGGTGCAGAAGCTGGCTACGAACACGGCGCGGCCCGTGGGGACGGGGGACTCCCCCAAAGAGGACCTTAACGAGCGTCTGAAGAAGCTGATCAACGCTGCGCCCTGCATGCTCTTCATGAAGGGCTCCCCACAGGAGCCACGCTGCG GCTTCAGCCGGCAGATTATCCAGATCTTCAAAGACCAAAGTGTCCAGTACAGCACCTTTGACATCTTATCAGACGAGGAGGTGCGACAGGGTCTGAAGACCTACTCCAACTGGCCCACCTACCCCCAGGTGTACGCCAGCGGTGAGCTCGTGGGGGGCCTCGACATCATCAAG GAACTGGCTGAATCTGGCGAACTGGACAACACCTTACCCAAGGCTGTGACATTGGAGCAGAG GTTAAAGTCAATCATCAACAAAAATTCCGTCATGCTGTTCATGAAGGGCAATAAAGAG ACGCCAAAATGCGGCTTCAGTCGTCAGATCCTGGAGATAATGAACAGCACGGG AGTGGACTACGATACATTTGATATCTTGCAGGATGAGGAG GTTAGACAAGGACTCAAAACCTATTCAAACTGGCCAACATACCCCCAGCTATACGTGAAAGGGGATCTCATTGGTGGACTGGACATTGTGAAG gAACTTCAAGAGGGCAGTGAGCTGACATCTGTACTGAAGGGGGAGTGA
- the si:ch211-221j21.3 gene encoding uncharacterized protein C10orf143: MSMDFVTSLHNKRRHEEEHGNWECQPKRLCSGVVGCGHLEYGAVRECPMDTWEIQQLVVPNGNRGNEVVPNMSTPPGRASAQCCPRCMAGESGHINHIMGY, translated from the exons ATGTCGATGGATTTTGTAACTTCTCTCCACAATAAACGACGCCACGAAGAGGAGCATGGAAACTGGGAATGTCAACCG AAAAGGCTGTGCAGTGGAGTAGTTGGTTGTGGCCACCTTGAATATGGCGCGGTCCGCGAATGTCCCATGGATACATGGGAGATCCAGCAGCTAGTCGTACCGAATGGGAACAGAGGAAACGAAGTCGTTCCTAACATG AGTACTCCACCAGGCAGAGCATCTGCGCAGTGTTGCCCAAGATGTATGGCTGGAGAGTCG GGACACATTAACCACATCATGGGATATTGA